A stretch of the Taeniopygia guttata chromosome 3, bTaeGut7.mat, whole genome shotgun sequence genome encodes the following:
- the LOC140683508 gene encoding uncharacterized protein, translating to MAAHMSPIREKHQESPHCTQLAVAVAFVILWLQAADGWIVQQPKENVWVTLAKSLQQDNLCLAMGSVDNPLSTCLVGVPLVADDWPVFNSDLLRTTGKRLNPVDTWDEWTKILSNSKEEPQELDLLGSSHAEYCVKFYYRRPSQNWHGLDLAKNTYRKDVTPLSKKYNSQTWCNYTSQVVSISSTRPKVLPKGMFLICGDRVWSGIPSRLQGGPCSLGKLATLTPNKTQILEWRKEKQLARKKRSYDQFDSNCDSQLYNWGKTKRIAASIFLPWYAAAKALGELSHLECWVNKNANATSAALSDLLADEQTTRHATLQNRAAIDFLLLAHGHSCEDFDGLCCFNLSSRSKSIQAHIQQIKEQVKDLKTENPSAADPIDKTFLQWGIPGWAAPIVKGLIWILVIIFLIFIALAIFKQYLVKTFGSAYLVNKDGGDVGGGVASDLPALPWEATDV from the coding sequence ATGGCTGCCCACATGTCACCAATCCGGGAGAAACATCAGGAATCGCCCCACTGCacccagctggccgtcgccgtggcCTTCGTCATCCTGTGGCTACAAGCGGCGGACGGCTGGATTGTTCAGCAGCCGAAAGAGAACGTGTGGGTCACGCTCGCcaagtccttgcagcaggacaaTCTATGTTTGGCCATGGGCAGTGTGGACAACCCCTTGTCCACATGCCTGGTGGGGGTTCCCCTGGTTGCCGACGATTGGCCAGTTTTCAACTCCGACCTACTCCGAACCACGGGTAAGAGACTTAACCCGGTTGACACTTGGGACGAGTGGACAAAAATTTTGTCTAATAGTAAAGAGGAACCCCAAGAATTGGACCTGCTGGGGTCCTCTCACGCAGAATACTGCGTAAAATTTTACTATAGAAGGCCAAGTCAGAATTGGCATGGACTTGACTTGGCCAAGAATACATACAGAAAGGATGTAACACCGTTAAGCAAAAAATATAATAGCCAAAcctggtgcaattacaccagCCAGGTAGTTTCGATTTCTTCCACACGTCCTAAGGTGTTGCCCAAGGGgatgtttcttatctgtggAGACAGAGTATGGTCAGGCATCCCATCTCGGCTCCAGGGAGGACCATGCAGCCTTGGCAAGCTTGCGACTCTCActccaaataaaacccagattttagaatggaggaaggaaaaacaattggCCCGCAAAAAACGCTCATACGACCAATTCGATTCAAATTGTGATTCGCAGTTGTACAATTGGGGCAAGACTAAGAGAATCGCTGCGTCCATATTCCTTCCATGGTACGCAGCAGCAAAAGCCCTTGGTGAGCTTTCTCACCTGGAGTGTTGGGTAAACAAGAATGCCAACGCTACGTCGGCCGCCCTCTCAGACCTTCTGGCGGACGAACAGACCACCAGGCACGCAACCCTACAAAATCGGGCTGCGATAGACTTCTTACTCTTAgcccatggccacagctgcGAGGACTTTGACGGGCTGTGCTGCTTCAATCTGTCATCGAGAAGCAAATCCATCCAGGCCCACATCCAACAGATAAAAGAGCAAGTAAAAGACTTAAAGACTGAGAATCCATCGGCTGCTGACCCTATAGACAAGACATTCTTGCAGTGGGGCATCCCCGGATGGGCAGCCCCCATCGTTAAAGGACTTATCTGGattttagttattattttccttatttttattgctttagcCATTTTCAAACAATATTTAGTTAAGACTTTCGGTTCCGCTTATTTAGTTAATAAAGACgggggagatgtgggagggggtgtggctaGTGACCTCCCTGCATTACCATGGGAGGCCACTGATGTGTAG